The following are from one region of the Streptomyces decoyicus genome:
- a CDS encoding GlxA family transcriptional regulator, with protein MSQDSAAVPDAARKLAARRRREIVAVLLFSGGPIFESSIPLSVFGIDRQDAGVPRYRLLVCAGEDAPLRTTGGLELSAPYGLEAISRAGTVVVPAWRSITQAPPPAALDALRRAHEEGARIVGLCTGAFVLAAAGLLDGRPATTHWMYAPTLAKRYPSVHVDPRELFVDDGDVLTSAGTAAGIDLCLHIVRTDHGADAANALARRLVVPPRRTASDMGNQRYLDRSLPEEIGADPLAEVVAWALEHLHEQFDVETLAARAYMSRRTFDRRFRSLTGSAPLQWLITQRVLQAQRLLETSDYSVDEVAGRCGFRSPVALRGHFRRQLGASPAAYRAAYRARRPQNGSPDPALRPERAERAERPERERAALGAGAERFSAAALAGHGLASAETGEAGKPQSDVYASRLPETAVGRGAARPVLPGQRERPVG; from the coding sequence ATGAGCCAGGACTCCGCTGCCGTACCAGATGCCGCACGCAAGCTCGCCGCCCGACGACGCCGCGAAATAGTCGCGGTGCTCCTCTTCAGCGGCGGCCCCATTTTCGAGAGCTCCATTCCGCTCTCGGTCTTCGGCATCGACCGCCAAGACGCAGGCGTTCCGCGGTACCGGCTACTTGTGTGCGCGGGCGAAGATGCGCCTTTGCGCACGACCGGGGGGCTCGAACTATCCGCCCCCTACGGGCTGGAGGCGATCTCCCGTGCCGGGACGGTCGTCGTACCGGCCTGGCGTTCCATCACGCAGGCCCCGCCGCCCGCGGCGCTCGATGCGCTGCGCCGCGCGCATGAAGAAGGGGCCAGAATCGTCGGGTTGTGCACGGGGGCGTTCGTCCTCGCCGCGGCCGGACTGCTCGACGGCCGCCCGGCCACGACCCATTGGATGTACGCACCGACGCTCGCCAAGCGTTACCCGTCCGTCCATGTGGACCCCCGCGAGCTCTTCGTCGACGACGGCGATGTGCTCACGTCCGCGGGAACGGCCGCCGGCATCGACCTGTGTCTGCACATCGTGCGCACCGACCACGGCGCGGACGCCGCGAACGCGCTGGCCCGCCGGCTCGTCGTGCCGCCCCGCCGCACCGCGTCCGACATGGGGAACCAGCGCTACCTCGACAGGTCATTACCTGAAGAGATCGGCGCCGACCCGCTGGCCGAGGTCGTCGCCTGGGCGCTGGAGCACCTCCACGAGCAGTTCGATGTGGAGACCCTGGCCGCGCGCGCGTACATGAGCCGCCGCACCTTCGACCGGCGCTTCCGGTCCCTTACGGGGAGCGCTCCGTTGCAGTGGCTGATCACCCAGCGGGTGCTGCAGGCCCAGCGGCTGCTGGAGACCTCCGACTATTCGGTGGACGAGGTCGCGGGACGCTGCGGGTTCCGCTCGCCGGTCGCCCTGCGCGGCCACTTCCGCAGGCAGCTGGGCGCCTCGCCCGCGGCCTACCGGGCGGCCTACCGCGCCCGCCGGCCGCAGAACGGGTCGCCCGACCCCGCGCTCAGACCGGAGCGGGCCGAGCGTGCCGAGCGGCCGGAGCGCGAGCGGGCGGCCCTGGGGGCGGGTGCGGAGCGGTTCTCCGCCGCCGCGCTGGCCGGCCACGGCCTGGCCTCCGCCGAAACGGGCGAAGCGGGCAAACCGCAGTCGGATGTCTACGCCTCCCGGCTGCCGGAGACCGCGGTGGGGAGGGGAGCCGCCCGCCCCGTGCTGCCCGGACAGCGCGAGCGCCCCGTAGGGTGA
- the orn gene encoding oligoribonuclease has product MNDRMVWIDCEMTGLSLANDALIEVAALVTDSELNVLGDGVDVVIRPPAEALGTMPEVVRQMHTASGLLEELDGGTTLEAAEAQVLAYIKQHVPEPRKAPLCGNSVGTDRGFLLRDMPTLEEYLHYRIVDVSSVKELARRWYPRAYFNSPDKNGNHRALADIRESIAELRYYREAVFVPQPGPDSDTAKAIAAKHVLPAEQESTP; this is encoded by the coding sequence ATGAACGATCGCATGGTGTGGATCGACTGCGAGATGACCGGACTCTCGCTGGCGAATGACGCGCTCATCGAGGTGGCCGCACTGGTCACCGACTCGGAGCTGAATGTGCTGGGCGACGGGGTGGATGTGGTGATCCGCCCCCCGGCCGAGGCACTCGGCACCATGCCGGAAGTGGTGCGCCAGATGCACACCGCCTCCGGACTGCTGGAGGAGCTGGACGGCGGGACGACGCTGGAGGCGGCCGAGGCGCAGGTGCTTGCGTACATCAAGCAGCATGTGCCGGAGCCGCGGAAGGCGCCGCTGTGCGGCAATTCCGTCGGCACCGACCGTGGCTTCCTGCTGCGCGACATGCCGACGCTGGAGGAGTATCTCCACTACCGGATCGTCGATGTCTCGTCCGTGAAGGAACTGGCCCGGCGCTGGTACCCGCGGGCCTACTTCAACAGTCCGGACAAGAACGGCAATCACCGGGCGCTGGCGGACATCCGCGAATCCATCGCGGAACTGCGCTACTACCGCGAGGCCGTCTTCGTGCCGCAGCCCGGCCCCGACTCGGACACCGCGAAGGCCATCGCCGCCAAGCACGTCCTTCCTGCTGAGCAGGAGTCCACACCGTAG
- a CDS encoding NAD(P)-dependent oxidoreductase — MSTIALFGANGTIGSRILHEALRRGHQVTAVVRDPAKITTTHPDLTVTTGDVLDPASVAAAAKGQDVLVSAVGGGDGPGHVATIGPAAESLVAGLRTLGDTAPRLISVGGAGSLRTPDGKQVWDAEGLPEFLLQIMHAHGDALDYFRSVSGVRWTSLSPAATIEPGERTGSYRTALDELITDAGGTSRITTEDYAVAVLDEIERPRHLGERFTVGY, encoded by the coding sequence ATGTCCACGATCGCTCTCTTCGGGGCCAACGGCACCATCGGAAGCCGCATCCTCCACGAGGCCCTCCGGCGCGGTCACCAGGTCACCGCGGTCGTCCGCGACCCCGCGAAGATCACCACGACGCATCCGGACCTGACCGTGACCACCGGCGACGTCCTCGATCCGGCCTCCGTCGCCGCCGCGGCCAAGGGCCAGGACGTCCTGGTCAGCGCGGTCGGCGGTGGCGACGGACCGGGCCATGTCGCCACGATCGGGCCCGCCGCCGAGTCCCTCGTCGCCGGTCTGCGCACCCTCGGCGACACCGCGCCCCGGCTGATCTCCGTCGGCGGCGCCGGCTCGCTGCGCACCCCGGACGGCAAGCAGGTCTGGGACGCGGAGGGGCTCCCCGAGTTCCTGCTGCAGATCATGCACGCCCACGGTGACGCGCTCGACTACTTCCGCTCCGTCTCCGGGGTGCGCTGGACCAGTCTCAGCCCGGCCGCCACCATCGAGCCCGGCGAGCGCACCGGCAGCTACCGCACCGCGCTCGATGAACTGATCACCGACGCCGGCGGCACCAGCCGGATCACCACCGAGGACTACGCGGTCGCCGTCCTCGACGAGATCGAGCGGCCCCGCCACCTCGGCGAGCGCTTCACCGTCGGCTACTGA
- a CDS encoding helix-turn-helix domain-containing protein — MVRMRQEGREPVPEIPEVAFSAPAGRPTGVEVMTLAELRARADACQLSAPHRPGFHHLLMLDSGRLVHSVDFREHVLAPGDLLWSRPGQVQHFGDLTEAEGRLVLFEAGFLDPATAAAARIEDWYGPPVRRPEGAAARGVDEAMRQLHGEFGALGGLPLEIHLDVLRHLLAVLVLRAAYPGGEPDGDGSCTASAAYLRFRDAVERGFTRSRRVADYARSLGYAPRTLSRATEASAGVGAKEFIDRRVALEAKRLLAHGDQSAARIADRLGFADATNFSKFFQRQTGTTPIAFRTAVRGGVG; from the coding sequence ATGGTCAGAATGCGACAGGAGGGCAGGGAGCCCGTTCCGGAGATCCCGGAGGTGGCGTTCTCCGCGCCGGCCGGGCGGCCGACGGGGGTGGAGGTGATGACGCTCGCGGAGCTGCGGGCGCGCGCGGACGCCTGCCAGCTGTCCGCCCCGCACCGCCCCGGCTTCCACCATCTGCTGATGCTGGACAGCGGCCGGCTGGTGCACAGCGTCGACTTCCGGGAGCACGTCCTCGCGCCGGGCGATCTGCTGTGGTCGCGCCCCGGGCAGGTCCAGCACTTCGGTGATCTGACGGAAGCGGAGGGGCGGCTGGTGCTCTTCGAGGCCGGCTTTCTGGACCCGGCGACCGCGGCCGCGGCCCGGATCGAGGACTGGTACGGGCCGCCCGTACGGCGTCCCGAGGGCGCGGCGGCCCGGGGTGTGGACGAGGCGATGCGGCAGCTGCACGGGGAGTTCGGGGCGCTGGGCGGACTGCCGCTGGAGATCCATCTGGACGTGCTGCGGCATCTGCTGGCCGTACTGGTGCTGCGGGCCGCGTATCCGGGCGGGGAGCCGGACGGGGACGGGTCCTGTACGGCGAGCGCGGCCTATCTGCGCTTCCGGGACGCGGTGGAACGGGGCTTCACCCGCAGCCGCCGGGTCGCCGACTACGCCCGCTCGCTGGGCTATGCGCCGCGCACCCTCTCCCGGGCCACCGAGGCGTCCGCCGGGGTGGGGGCGAAGGAGTTCATCGACCGGCGGGTGGCGCTGGAGGCCAAGCGGCTGCTGGCGCACGGCGATCAGTCCGCGGCCCGGATCGCGGACCGGCTGGGCTTCGCCGACGCCACCAACTTCAGCAAGTTCTTCCAGCGGCAGACGGGCACCACCCCGATCGCCTTCCGCACGGCGGTTCGCGGCGGCGTGGGCTGA
- a CDS encoding HAMP domain-containing sensor histidine kinase, translating into MRWALVKVALAVTTMVVVAFAVPLGLVVKELARDRAYGSAERQAATIGPVLAITTDRPQLERAVASAETGAGGRIGVHVPASGKNGKPAEIGSRRAAQKDVEAAAKLGRASISPVTGGSSLLQPTAVASGIAVVEVFVPDAALTNGVTTSWVVLTGVGLALVIGSVAVADRLGTRMVRPAERLAGAAHDLGKGKLGVRVPEDGPKELRSAASAFNSMADQVVQLLANERELAADLSHRLRTPLTVLRLNAASLGDTPAAEQTRAAVEQLEREVDQIIRTAREQKAQTRQAAAAAGCDAAEVIRERMGFWSALAEDEGRTVRIAGADRPVRVPVARPELAAALDAMLGNVFRHTPEGTAFAVDVHNAEEAVIVLVSDAGPGIADPDAALRRGWSGGGRGQRPAEAGGGSTGLGLDIVRRLAESTGGDVRIGRSVLGGTEVRVWLALDDRRARPGTRRGHRLRRTLGGRRRRTARTGS; encoded by the coding sequence GTGAGATGGGCCCTGGTCAAGGTAGCGCTGGCGGTCACCACGATGGTCGTGGTCGCCTTCGCCGTCCCCCTCGGACTGGTCGTCAAGGAGCTGGCCCGCGACCGCGCCTACGGAAGCGCCGAGCGGCAGGCCGCCACCATCGGCCCGGTCCTCGCCATCACCACCGACCGCCCCCAGCTGGAGCGCGCCGTGGCCAGCGCCGAGACCGGTGCCGGCGGCCGGATCGGAGTCCATGTCCCGGCGAGCGGCAAGAACGGCAAGCCCGCCGAGATCGGCTCCCGGCGCGCCGCGCAGAAGGACGTCGAGGCCGCCGCCAAGCTCGGCCGGGCCTCCATCTCGCCGGTCACCGGCGGCTCCTCGCTCCTCCAGCCGACCGCCGTCGCCTCCGGCATCGCCGTCGTCGAGGTCTTCGTCCCCGACGCGGCGCTCACCAACGGCGTCACCACCTCCTGGGTGGTGCTCACCGGGGTCGGCCTCGCGCTGGTCATCGGCTCGGTCGCCGTCGCCGACCGGCTCGGCACCCGGATGGTGCGGCCCGCGGAACGGCTGGCCGGCGCCGCCCACGACCTCGGCAAGGGCAAGCTCGGCGTCCGCGTCCCGGAGGACGGCCCCAAGGAACTGCGGTCCGCGGCCAGCGCCTTCAACTCCATGGCCGACCAGGTCGTCCAACTGCTGGCCAACGAACGCGAACTGGCCGCCGACCTCTCGCACCGGCTGCGCACCCCGCTGACCGTCCTGCGGCTCAACGCCGCCTCGCTCGGCGACACCCCGGCCGCCGAACAGACCCGGGCCGCCGTCGAACAGCTGGAGCGCGAGGTCGACCAGATCATCCGCACCGCCCGGGAACAGAAGGCCCAGACCCGGCAGGCGGCCGCCGCGGCCGGCTGTGACGCCGCCGAGGTGATCCGTGAGCGGATGGGCTTCTGGTCGGCGCTCGCCGAGGACGAGGGCCGCACCGTACGCATCGCCGGCGCGGACCGCCCCGTACGCGTCCCCGTCGCCCGCCCCGAACTCGCCGCCGCCCTGGACGCGATGCTCGGCAACGTCTTCCGCCACACCCCCGAGGGCACCGCCTTCGCGGTCGACGTCCACAACGCGGAGGAGGCGGTGATCGTGCTGGTCTCCGACGCCGGCCCCGGCATCGCCGACCCGGACGCGGCGCTGCGCCGCGGCTGGTCGGGCGGCGGGCGGGGGCAGCGCCCGGCGGAAGCCGGGGGCGGCTCCACCGGCCTCGGCCTGGACATCGTGCGGCGGCTGGCCGAGTCCACCGGCGGCGATGTGCGCATCGGCCGCTCCGTCCTCGGCGGCACCGAGGTACGGGTCTGGCTGGCGCTGGACGACCGGCGCGCCCGCCCCGGCACCCGCCGCGGCCACCGGCTGCGCCGCACGCTCGGCGGCCGGCGCCGGCGGACCGCGCGCACCGGCTCCTGA
- a CDS encoding response regulator transcription factor, with translation MARVLVVEDDQFVRSALIRHLTEAAHTVRSVGTALEALREVAHVGFDVVILDLGLPDLDGGEALKMLRGITDVPVIIATARDDEADIVRLLNDGADDYLTKPFSVEHLSARMTAVLRRSRAAAAGAEPPSRVIRVGGLSIDPLRRQAELDGVALDLTRREFDLLAFLAGRPGVVVARRELLAEVWQQSYGDDQTIDVHLSWLRRKLGETAAKPRYLHTLRGVGVKLEPPQ, from the coding sequence ATGGCACGTGTGCTCGTCGTCGAGGACGACCAGTTCGTACGCTCGGCACTCATCCGGCATCTGACCGAGGCCGCCCACACGGTACGCAGCGTCGGTACCGCCCTGGAGGCGCTCCGCGAGGTGGCGCACGTCGGCTTCGACGTCGTCATCCTCGACCTCGGGCTGCCCGATCTGGACGGGGGAGAGGCGCTGAAGATGCTCCGCGGCATCACCGATGTCCCCGTGATCATCGCCACTGCCCGGGACGACGAGGCCGACATCGTACGGCTGTTGAACGACGGTGCCGACGACTACCTCACCAAGCCGTTCTCCGTCGAGCACCTCTCGGCCCGGATGACGGCCGTACTGCGCCGCTCCCGGGCCGCCGCGGCCGGCGCGGAACCGCCCTCACGAGTGATCCGGGTCGGCGGGCTGTCCATCGACCCGCTGCGCCGACAGGCCGAACTCGACGGCGTCGCCCTCGATCTGACCCGCAGGGAATTCGATCTGCTGGCCTTCCTCGCCGGGCGCCCCGGCGTCGTCGTCGCCCGCAGGGAACTCCTCGCCGAGGTCTGGCAGCAGTCCTACGGCGACGACCAGACCATCGACGTCCATCTTTCCTGGCTGCGCCGCAAGCTGGGCGAAACCGCTGCGAAACCGCGCTACTTGCACACTCTGCGGGGTGTCGGAGTGAAGCTGGAGCCGCCGCAGTGA
- a CDS encoding spermidine synthase, translated as MAKSRRARGGPESVMETVDGGLAELRPDRDRPRGWTLLLDGAPQSHVDLDDPAYLDFSYQRRLGHVADLAGPPGKPLRVVHLGGGALTLARYVAATRPRSTQQVVEIDAPLVHLVRQNLPLDSGWRIRVRGGDARTGLAKIPDGWADLIIADVFGGARTPAHLTSTEFLTEIHRALRPGGFYAANLADGPPLRFLRGQIATARTVFPELCLTADPAVLRGKRFGNAVLLAADGELPVAELTRRAATDPQAGRVEHGRALLDFTGGAAPVTDDTALASPAPPAEAFD; from the coding sequence ATGGCGAAGAGCAGGCGCGCGCGCGGCGGACCGGAGTCCGTCATGGAGACGGTGGACGGCGGGCTTGCCGAGCTACGGCCCGACCGGGACCGGCCGCGCGGCTGGACGCTGCTGCTCGACGGTGCCCCGCAGTCCCATGTGGACCTCGACGACCCGGCGTACCTCGACTTCTCCTATCAGCGGCGGCTCGGGCACGTCGCCGACCTGGCCGGACCGCCGGGCAAACCGCTGCGCGTGGTCCATCTGGGCGGCGGCGCCCTGACCCTGGCCCGCTATGTCGCGGCGACCCGCCCGCGGTCCACCCAGCAGGTCGTGGAGATCGACGCCCCGCTCGTCCACCTCGTGCGCCAGAACCTGCCGTTGGACAGCGGCTGGCGGATACGGGTGCGCGGCGGCGACGCCCGTACCGGCCTGGCGAAGATCCCGGACGGCTGGGCGGATCTGATCATCGCCGATGTCTTCGGCGGCGCCCGTACGCCGGCCCACCTGACCAGCACCGAATTCCTGACGGAGATACACCGTGCGCTGCGGCCCGGCGGGTTCTACGCGGCGAACCTCGCCGACGGGCCGCCGCTGCGGTTCCTGCGCGGCCAGATCGCCACGGCCCGTACGGTCTTCCCCGAACTCTGTCTGACCGCCGACCCGGCCGTACTGCGCGGCAAGCGCTTCGGCAACGCCGTCCTGCTGGCTGCCGACGGGGAGCTGCCGGTCGCCGAACTGACCCGGCGGGCGGCCACCGATCCGCAGGCAGGACGCGTCGAACACGGCCGGGCGCTGCTGGACTTCACCGGCGGAGCGGCACCGGTCACCGACGACACGGCCCTCGCCTCGCCCGCCCCGCCGGCCGAGGCCTTCGACTGA
- a CDS encoding chaplin — protein MKRFVKAAAMTAASCAVVLSGAGVASASDGNHGSRHHNHNRHYHDHYRNDHRGLYNHRSGANAAGFAAGSPGILSGNNVQVPINIPINICGNSLNLLAALNPAFGNACVNR, from the coding sequence ATGAAGCGCTTTGTCAAGGCCGCCGCGATGACTGCGGCCAGCTGCGCCGTGGTGCTGAGTGGCGCAGGTGTGGCATCGGCTAGCGACGGAAACCACGGTAGCCGTCACCACAATCACAACCGCCACTACCACGACCACTACCGCAACGACCACCGCGGTCTCTACAACCACCGTTCCGGTGCCAACGCGGCCGGCTTTGCAGCGGGCTCTCCTGGCATCCTCAGTGGTAACAATGTCCAGGTGCCGATCAACATTCCGATCAACATCTGCGGCAACAGCCTCAACCTTCTCGCGGCGCTGAACCCGGCGTTCGGGAACGCATGCGTCAATAGGTGA
- a CDS encoding glycosyltransferase family 4 protein, translating into MLPQDLQCQERPTVLHVSQPVDGGVARVVTDLVRAQVAAGLRAVVAAPSGGELHRDAAAAGAEVVPWPARRSPGPALAGETARLARLVRRTGPHLVHAHSAKAGLAARLAVRGRIPTVHQPHAWSFEAAGGTAGRLALGWERYAARWADRVLCVSETERLRGAEAGVPARWAVIRNGVDLDRCAPAYRDDAARRALRRDLPALGDLPPDGPLVVCVGRLCPQKGQLSLLRAWPAVVAALPDARLVLVGDGPDRELLHAAAPPGVRFAGRARSAVPWYRAADLVVLPSRWEGMALAPLEAMACGRPVVVTDVGGARESLPPGAAPHCLVPPTDPAALAQAVLGLLTHPQLRRKLAHRSLEHMRAAYDVRHTAAAVLGLYRELLDVACPGSRERISR; encoded by the coding sequence GTGCTGCCGCAAGACCTGCAGTGCCAAGAGCGGCCAACGGTTCTCCATGTTTCCCAGCCCGTCGACGGCGGGGTCGCCCGGGTCGTCACCGACCTGGTGCGGGCCCAGGTGGCGGCGGGACTGCGGGCCGTGGTCGCCGCACCGTCCGGCGGGGAGCTGCACCGCGACGCCGCCGCGGCGGGCGCCGAGGTCGTCCCCTGGCCCGCGCGCCGCTCCCCCGGCCCGGCACTCGCCGGTGAGACCGCACGGCTGGCCCGGCTGGTCCGGCGGACCGGCCCGCACCTCGTCCATGCGCACAGCGCCAAGGCCGGGCTCGCCGCCCGGCTGGCCGTCCGCGGCCGGATCCCGACGGTCCATCAGCCGCATGCCTGGTCCTTCGAGGCGGCCGGCGGGACGGCGGGGCGGCTGGCGCTCGGCTGGGAGCGGTATGCCGCGCGCTGGGCGGACCGGGTGCTGTGTGTGAGCGAGACGGAGCGGCTGCGGGGAGCCGAAGCGGGGGTGCCGGCCCGGTGGGCGGTGATCCGCAACGGAGTGGACCTGGACCGCTGTGCGCCCGCGTACCGCGATGACGCGGCACGGCGCGCGCTGCGCCGCGACCTGCCCGCACTCGGCGATCTGCCGCCGGACGGGCCGCTGGTGGTGTGCGTGGGGCGGCTGTGCCCGCAAAAGGGCCAGCTGTCGCTGTTGCGCGCATGGCCCGCGGTCGTCGCGGCCCTGCCGGACGCCCGGCTGGTGCTGGTCGGCGACGGCCCGGACCGGGAGCTGCTGCATGCGGCCGCACCGCCCGGCGTGCGCTTCGCCGGCCGGGCCCGCAGCGCCGTCCCCTGGTACCGGGCGGCGGACCTGGTCGTCCTGCCGTCACGCTGGGAAGGCATGGCGCTGGCCCCTCTGGAGGCGATGGCCTGCGGCCGCCCCGTGGTGGTCACCGATGTCGGCGGAGCCCGGGAGAGCCTGCCGCCCGGAGCCGCACCGCACTGTCTGGTGCCGCCCACCGATCCGGCCGCCCTCGCGCAGGCCGTACTCGGTCTGCTGACCCACCCTCAGCTGCGCAGGAAGCTGGCCCACCGGTCCCTGGAGCACATGCGGGCGGCGTACGACGTACGGCACACCGCCGCGGCGGTCCTCGGCCTGTACCGCGAACTGCTCGATGTGGCGTGCCCCGGGAGCAGGGAGCGGATCAGCCGATGA